One genomic region from Mauremys reevesii isolate NIE-2019 linkage group 7, ASM1616193v1, whole genome shotgun sequence encodes:
- the EIF3F gene encoding eukaryotic translation initiation factor 3 subunit F: MAAVAQVPSPSLSPSPVPAAPSPAPAAPVAATPAPPVPPPAAPPGPPAPAALPGPFPGGRVVRLHPVILASIVDSFERRNEGAARVIGTLLGTVDKLSVEVTNCFSVPHNESEDEVAVDMEFAKNMYELHKKVSPSEIILGWYATGHDITEHSVLIHEYYSREAHNPIHLTVDTSLQNGRMSIKAYVSAPMGVPGKTMGVMFTPLTVKYVYYDTERIGVDLIMKTCLSPNRVIGLSSDLQQVGAASARIQDTLSTVLQYAEDVLSGKVAADNTVGRFLMDLINQVPKISPEDFETMLNSNINDLLMVTYLANLTQSQIALNEKLLSL, translated from the exons ATGGCGGCGGTAGCTCAGGTCCCGTCCCCgtccctgtccccatcccccGTCCCGGCAGCCCCAAGCCCAGCACCCGCAGCGCCAGTGGCGGCGACCCCAGCGCCGCCTGTGcctccccctgcagcacccccgGGCCCGCCGGCCCCCGCGGCGCTGCCTGGCCCCTTCCCCGGCGGCCGCGTGGTCCGGCTGCACCCGGTCATCCTGGCCTCCATCGTGGACAGCTTCGAGCGGCGCAACGAGGGCGCGGCCCGCGTTATCGGGACCCTGCTAG GCACTGTGGACAAGCTCTCAGTGGAAGTCACCAATTGCTTCTCGGTCCCACACAACGAGTCTGAAGATGAG GTGGCTGTCGATATGGAATTTGCCAAGAATATGTATGAGCTGCACAAGAAGGTTTCCCCTAGTGAAATCATTTTGGGGTG GTATGCTACGGGCCATGACATTACAGAGCACTCTGTCCTGATCCATGAGTATTATAGCCGGGAAGCACACAATCCAATCCACCTCACTGTGGACACCAGTCTCCAGAATGGGCGCATGAGCATTAAAGCCTATGTCAG TGCTCCGATGGGGGTCCCTGGTAAGACCATGGGGGTGATGTTCACACCTCTGACAGTGAAGTATGTTTACTATGACACTGAGCGGATAGGAG TTGATCTCATCATGAAAACCTGTTTGAGTCCCAATCGAGTGATTGGCTTGTCCAGTGACTTGCAGCAGGTGGGGGCAGCGTCAGCCCGGATCCAGGATACCCTGAGCACAGTGCTTCAGTATGCAGAGGATGTGCTG TCCGGTAAAGTGGCTGCTGACAACACTGTTGGGCGCTTCCTGATGGATCTTATTAACCAGGTGCCAAAGATTTCACCggaggactttgaaacaatgcTGAACAGCAATATTAAC GACCTGCTGATGGTGACCTACTTGGCAAATCTCACTCAGTCACAGATTGCTCTCAATGAAAAACTTCTGAGCTTATGA